One genomic window of Ruminococcus gauvreauii includes the following:
- the ytaF gene encoding sporulation membrane protein YtaF → MNFFLSGFLEALVLVTALSVDAFVASFAYGTNRVKIPISSMAVMDLISAGILLIFLLIGSLLVPMIPSGFVRIFCFAVLFGLGMIKIFDSYIKTLIRKNGEHAPEISFSFLEFCFILKIYADPDKADADKSGVLSVKEAVSLGTALSLDSAAAGFGAGVMTTNPVLTSVMSLVIGAAAILGGSLLGNRLAEKLSLNLSWISGFLLMALAFMKFL, encoded by the coding sequence ATGAACTTTTTTCTTTCTGGCTTTTTGGAGGCGCTGGTTCTTGTCACCGCACTTTCTGTTGATGCCTTTGTGGCCAGCTTTGCATATGGAACCAACCGCGTGAAAATACCGATATCTTCCATGGCGGTCATGGATCTGATCTCCGCAGGTATTCTGCTGATATTTTTGCTGATTGGCAGTCTTCTGGTTCCGATGATCCCATCCGGCTTCGTGAGGATTTTCTGCTTTGCGGTGTTATTTGGGCTCGGCATGATAAAGATATTTGACAGTTATATCAAAACCCTGATTCGAAAAAACGGGGAACATGCCCCCGAGATTTCGTTTTCTTTTTTGGAATTTTGTTTTATTCTGAAGATTTATGCTGATCCGGATAAAGCGGATGCTGATAAAAGCGGTGTTCTCTCGGTAAAGGAGGCGGTATCACTGGGGACGGCATTGTCTCTGGACAGTGCCGCGGCGGGGTTCGGAGCGGGTGTCATGACCACGAACCCAGTTCTGACGTCTGTGATGTCACTTGTAATCGGGGCCGCTGCAATCCTTGGAGGAAGTCTGCTGGGAAACCGCCTGGCGGAAAAACTGTCTTTAAACCTTTCCTGGATCAGTGGATTTCTGCTTATGGCGCTGGCGTTTATGAAGTTTTTGTAA
- a CDS encoding amino acid ABC transporter ATP-binding protein, which produces MIQLENIYKNFGKAQILKGINLHIKEGEKLVIIGPSGSGKSTLIRCMNCLEEPTSGRILIDGEVLTKKNRTAVNREHSSMVFQQFNLYPHLTVLENLILAPMKLKHRKKKEAVESAMHYLDKVGLAEKAGAYPPSLSGGQQQRIAIARALATQNKIILFDEPTSALDPEMVQEVLDVMVNLSKENNFTMVIVTHEMGFARQVADRVIFLENGIIVEEGAPDRFFDRPENERTREFLSKIIR; this is translated from the coding sequence TTGATACAGCTGGAAAATATATATAAGAATTTTGGCAAAGCCCAGATACTAAAGGGCATCAACCTTCACATCAAAGAAGGGGAAAAACTGGTCATCATCGGTCCTTCCGGTTCAGGTAAAAGCACTTTAATCCGCTGTATGAACTGTCTGGAAGAGCCGACATCCGGCCGCATTCTGATCGACGGAGAAGTTCTGACCAAAAAGAACCGGACTGCCGTCAACCGGGAACACTCCTCCATGGTTTTCCAGCAGTTTAACCTGTATCCGCATCTGACCGTCTTAGAAAACCTGATATTAGCCCCCATGAAATTAAAACACCGCAAAAAGAAAGAAGCCGTGGAATCTGCCATGCATTACCTGGACAAGGTTGGTCTCGCCGAAAAAGCCGGGGCCTATCCGCCCAGCCTGTCCGGAGGTCAGCAGCAGAGGATCGCGATCGCACGCGCACTTGCCACCCAGAATAAAATCATCTTATTTGATGAACCCACTTCTGCATTGGATCCCGAGATGGTTCAGGAAGTTCTGGATGTCATGGTGAATCTGTCGAAGGAAAATAATTTTACAATGGTCATTGTCACCCATGAGATGGGATTTGCACGCCAGGTAGCCGACCGGGTAATTTTTCTTGAGAACGGGATAATTGTCGAGGAGGGTGCTCCCGATCGATTTTTTGACCGTCCTGAAAACGAACGCACAAGAGAGTTTTTAAGCAAAATTATCAGATGA
- a CDS encoding transporter substrate-binding domain-containing protein, whose product MKRLKLAALLWTVMLLGILFLTGCSIKKTEIRPSVTIGCKNDVPGFGLLDTATGEISGFEIDVASAAARMIYGADVDIRLQPVTAKTRGPLLDTGELDMVAATFTITDARRKFFNFTQSYYTDHIKLMVQKSSGIRSFTDLDGCTIGVSQSSTSREALESAALEQGITLSFAEYGGYPEIKVALDSGRVDCFAVDGAILNGYLDDSALILPDEFESQEYGIAIAKYNSDLAKKADAAIAEMKHNGDIKKLMEKWGIT is encoded by the coding sequence ATGAAAAGACTTAAACTTGCCGCCCTGCTGTGGACAGTGATGTTACTGGGCATACTGTTCCTGACAGGCTGCAGCATTAAAAAAACCGAAATCCGCCCATCCGTAACGATTGGCTGTAAAAACGATGTCCCCGGATTTGGTCTTCTGGATACCGCAACGGGAGAAATATCAGGATTCGAGATCGATGTCGCATCCGCTGCAGCCCGCATGATATACGGAGCCGACGTGGACATACGACTGCAGCCCGTGACGGCAAAGACGAGAGGCCCGCTTCTCGACACCGGCGAACTTGATATGGTTGCAGCCACTTTCACAATCACCGATGCGCGCCGTAAATTCTTTAATTTTACGCAGAGCTATTATACAGACCACATTAAACTGATGGTCCAAAAGTCCTCCGGCATCCGCTCTTTTACAGACCTCGACGGCTGCACCATCGGTGTATCACAATCGTCCACTTCCCGTGAAGCATTGGAATCAGCCGCGCTCGAACAGGGCATCACGCTGTCATTTGCCGAGTACGGCGGGTATCCAGAAATCAAAGTCGCGCTTGATTCGGGCCGCGTAGACTGCTTTGCGGTGGATGGTGCAATTCTGAACGGCTATCTGGACGATTCAGCGCTCATTCTTCCCGATGAATTTGAATCTCAGGAATATGGCATTGCAATCGCCAAGTATAACAGTGACCTGGCAAAAAAGGCAGACGCGGCCATTGCCGAGATGAAACATAACGGCGATATCAAAAAACTGATGGAGAAATGGGGGATCACTTAA
- a CDS encoding amino acid ABC transporter permease — translation MRGIFAAEKWQMLVDHLGKFAEGFGMTLFIVLFGLLLSLTLGILFGILSVSRLKILRALARVYVEFFQNTPLLVQIFFLYNALPYLGTVMPVTLIGILGLGFYHGAYMAEVVRTGITAVPAGQSEAAISQGFGHLEMMLFIILPQALKVMLPPLANVSSNLIKNTSILAVIAGGDLMYQADSFAASTLCYGPAYVTAGILYFIICFPLTRLSIRMEQRFKEVR, via the coding sequence ATGCGCGGTATATTTGCTGCAGAAAAATGGCAGATGCTGGTTGACCATCTGGGAAAATTCGCTGAAGGGTTTGGCATGACTCTTTTTATTGTTCTTTTCGGACTGCTCCTGTCGCTGACACTCGGTATCCTGTTTGGAATTCTCTCAGTGAGCCGTCTGAAAATTCTGCGCGCTTTGGCCCGCGTTTATGTGGAATTCTTTCAGAACACTCCGCTGCTCGTACAGATATTTTTTCTGTACAACGCACTTCCATACCTTGGCACCGTCATGCCGGTCACATTGATCGGAATCCTGGGGCTTGGATTTTATCACGGCGCCTACATGGCGGAAGTCGTCCGGACCGGAATCACAGCCGTGCCCGCCGGGCAATCAGAGGCTGCCATCTCTCAGGGGTTCGGCCACCTGGAAATGATGCTGTTCATCATTCTTCCTCAGGCGCTTAAAGTAATGCTGCCTCCTCTGGCAAATGTCTCATCCAACCTGATCAAAAACACTTCGATCCTGGCTGTGATCGCAGGAGGTGATCTGATGTACCAGGCTGATTCGTTCGCCGCGTCCACACTCTGCTATGGCCCCGCATATGTAACCGCGGGGATACTGTATTTCATCATCTGTTTTCCGCTCACCCGTCTGTCCATCCGTATGGAACAGCGATTTAAGGAGGTGCGTTAA
- a CDS encoding amino acid ABC transporter permease has translation MESVFTRGNVLYLLQGLFTTLFVAVISICLSIIFGTVFALLRTYGNRMFRAVSSIYIEIFRNTPHLLWVFAIRFLIRIPEPFDAPVYSGILSFTLFTTAGMAEIIRGGLNSIPSGQFEGAYSQGFNFPQTLRLIILPQCYRSIIPAMLSQVITVIKDTSFLAQVAIQEFFNNSKWIMSAQADSSVDQTLRVFVIFGFVALVYFIINFVLSYIVRSQKKNRLEIRY, from the coding sequence ATGGAATCTGTCTTTACACGGGGAAATGTTCTGTACCTGCTGCAGGGGCTTTTCACCACGCTGTTTGTCGCCGTCATCTCCATATGTCTCAGCATAATTTTCGGAACAGTATTCGCTCTGCTCCGAACCTACGGAAACCGCATGTTTCGCGCGGTGTCGTCTATCTACATTGAGATCTTCCGGAATACCCCTCATCTGCTCTGGGTGTTTGCGATCCGGTTTCTGATACGTATTCCGGAGCCGTTTGACGCTCCTGTATATTCCGGAATTCTGTCATTTACACTGTTTACAACAGCAGGCATGGCGGAGATCATCCGCGGCGGTCTGAATTCTATCCCCTCCGGTCAATTCGAGGGGGCTTATTCCCAGGGATTTAATTTCCCCCAGACCCTCAGGCTGATCATCCTCCCACAGTGCTACCGCTCCATTATCCCTGCTATGCTGTCCCAGGTGATCACCGTCATCAAGGACACCTCTTTTCTGGCACAGGTGGCTATCCAGGAGTTTTTCAACAACAGCAAATGGATCATGTCAGCTCAGGCAGACAGTTCTGTCGACCAGACACTGCGAGTCTTTGTCATCTTTGGATTCGTCGCGCTGGTATACTTCATCATCAATTTTGTCCTCTCATACATTGTGCGCAGCCAGAAAAAGAACCGTCTGGAAATCCGGTACTGA
- the rsmI gene encoding 16S rRNA (cytidine(1402)-2'-O)-methyltransferase → MEGRLYLCATPIGNLEDMTLRVLRTLKEVDLIAAEDTRNSIKLLNHFDIKTPMTSYHEYNKIEKGRQLIEKMLSGSQIALITDAGTPAISDPGEELVAMCYENGISVTSLPGPAACITALTLSGLSTRRFVFEAFLPADKKERRTVLEELKEETRTIVMYEAPHRMAKTLEELEEILGNRKMTLVRELTKRYETAFRTTIPEALKRCREEGVRGECVLVIEGKSRALIEEETRETWLLMSLEDHMEYYESRGMDKKNAMKQVAKDRGVGKREIYQQLLNEKE, encoded by the coding sequence ATGGAAGGCAGGCTTTATCTGTGTGCAACACCAATCGGTAATCTGGAAGATATGACGCTGCGTGTTCTGCGGACGTTAAAAGAGGTGGACCTGATTGCCGCGGAGGATACGAGAAACAGTATTAAGCTTTTGAATCATTTTGATATCAAAACGCCGATGACGAGTTATCATGAGTACAATAAGATCGAAAAGGGGAGACAGCTGATTGAGAAAATGCTGTCCGGCTCCCAGATCGCGCTGATTACCGATGCGGGTACGCCGGCGATCTCCGACCCCGGCGAAGAGCTGGTTGCCATGTGTTATGAGAACGGGATTTCTGTGACTTCCCTGCCGGGACCTGCGGCATGCATCACCGCTCTGACGCTCTCCGGGCTTTCCACCAGAAGGTTTGTTTTTGAGGCTTTTCTACCGGCGGATAAAAAAGAACGGCGCACCGTGCTGGAGGAACTGAAAGAAGAAACGCGCACAATCGTTATGTATGAAGCGCCTCACCGTATGGCTAAGACACTTGAGGAACTGGAAGAAATATTGGGAAACAGAAAGATGACCCTTGTGAGAGAGCTGACCAAACGGTACGAAACGGCATTTCGGACAACGATACCGGAAGCTCTGAAACGCTGCAGGGAAGAAGGCGTCAGAGGAGAGTGTGTGCTCGTGATCGAAGGCAAGAGCAGAGCTCTGATCGAGGAGGAGACGAGGGAAACCTGGCTTTTGATGTCCCTTGAGGATCATATGGAGTACTACGAAAGCCGGGGCATGGACAAAAAGAACGCGATGAAACAGGTGGCAAAAGACCGCGGTGTTGGAAAAAGAGAAATTTATCAGCAGCTTTTGAATGAAAAAGAGTAA
- a CDS encoding tRNA1(Val) (adenine(37)-N6)-methyltransferase: MEVLMSDEERLDDLQNGYKLIQDVNDFCFGIDAVLLAWYARIKPGEKVLDMGCGNGIVPILLRARHDNIHITGLEIQEKSASLARRNAAYNHLEDDIRIVTGDIKEAAAIFGKASFDVVTVNPPYMTGGHGLKNEHLPKMIARHEVLCSLEDIISQASALLKERGRFFMVHRPFRLAEIMTGLVRYGLEPKRMQMVHPYLDKEPNMVLIEALRGGNSRITVEKPLIVYREPGVYTDDILSIYDRI, from the coding sequence ATGGAAGTTCTAATGTCAGATGAAGAACGTCTGGATGATCTTCAGAATGGATATAAGCTGATACAGGATGTCAATGATTTTTGCTTTGGGATTGATGCGGTGCTTCTTGCGTGGTATGCCAGGATAAAACCCGGAGAGAAAGTGCTTGATATGGGCTGCGGAAATGGGATTGTTCCCATTTTGCTGCGTGCCAGGCATGACAATATCCATATCACAGGGCTGGAAATCCAGGAAAAAAGCGCGTCGCTGGCGAGGCGAAATGCAGCGTACAACCATCTGGAGGATGATATCCGTATCGTAACGGGAGATATAAAAGAGGCCGCTGCCATATTTGGTAAGGCCTCTTTTGATGTCGTTACCGTGAATCCGCCGTATATGACGGGCGGACATGGACTGAAAAACGAACATCTTCCCAAAATGATCGCGCGTCATGAAGTACTCTGTTCTCTGGAGGACATTATCTCCCAGGCATCGGCACTGCTGAAAGAGAGAGGCAGATTTTTTATGGTACACCGCCCGTTTCGGCTGGCGGAGATTATGACCGGGCTGGTGCGTTATGGTCTGGAGCCGAAGCGAATGCAGATGGTCCATCCGTATTTGGATAAGGAGCCCAACATGGTGCTGATAGAGGCCCTGCGCGGAGGGAATTCCAGGATCACCGTAGAAAAACCGCTGATCGTGTACCGCGAGCCAGGAGTTTATACGGATGACATTCTGAGTATATATGACAGGATCTGA
- a CDS encoding PSP1 domain-containing protein yields MTKIIGVRFRNVGKVYYFNPKNLDIKNGDNVIVETARGVEYGHVVLGPKEVDSSQVVQPLKDVIRIATPKDSEKEENNRRKEKEAFEICQKKIKKHDLEMKLIDAEYTFDNNKVLFYFTADGRIDFRELVKDLASVFKTRIELRQIGVRDETKILGGIGICGRPLCCHTYLSEFAPVSIKMAKEQNLSLNPTKISGVCGRLMCCLKNEQETYEYLNKKLPNNGDQVLTPEGLRGEVLSVNVLRQLVKVLVDDGEEKEIREYGVKELKFRPKQNKKDKVKLSAEELKALAELEK; encoded by the coding sequence ATGACTAAAATAATCGGAGTCCGGTTTCGCAATGTTGGCAAGGTATATTACTTTAATCCGAAAAATCTTGATATAAAAAACGGAGATAACGTAATCGTCGAGACAGCAAGAGGAGTGGAGTACGGCCATGTTGTGCTGGGACCGAAGGAAGTGGATTCATCTCAGGTTGTACAGCCGCTTAAGGATGTGATTCGGATCGCTACTCCAAAGGACAGCGAGAAAGAGGAAAACAACCGAAGAAAAGAAAAGGAAGCCTTTGAGATCTGCCAGAAAAAGATTAAAAAGCATGATCTGGAGATGAAACTGATCGATGCGGAATATACATTTGACAATAATAAAGTACTGTTCTATTTTACCGCGGATGGGAGAATTGACTTCCGGGAACTTGTAAAGGATCTGGCGTCGGTATTTAAGACAAGGATAGAGCTTAGGCAGATCGGTGTAAGAGATGAGACGAAGATTCTGGGCGGAATCGGAATCTGCGGCAGGCCGCTTTGCTGCCATACGTATCTGTCGGAATTTGCACCTGTGTCGATCAAGATGGCGAAGGAGCAGAACCTTTCGCTGAATCCCACGAAAATATCGGGTGTCTGCGGAAGGCTGATGTGCTGCCTGAAGAACGAGCAGGAGACGTATGAATATCTGAATAAAAAGCTTCCGAATAACGGGGACCAGGTGCTCACGCCGGAGGGGCTTCGGGGCGAAGTTCTGAGTGTAAATGTCTTAAGACAGCTTGTCAAGGTGTTGGTGGATGACGGAGAAGAAAAAGAGATCCGTGAATACGGTGTGAAGGAGCTGAAATTCAGGCCGAAACAGAATAAAAAAGACAAGGTAAAGCTGTCTGCTGAAGAACTGAAGGCGCTTGCGGAGCTGGAAAAGTAA
- the holB gene encoding DNA polymerase III subunit delta', whose amino-acid sequence MSGFDSVIGHKDIIAHLQNAIESDKVSHAYIFEGETGSGKKLLATMFAMTLQCEEKGADPCLKCASCKKALSKNHPDIINITHEKPNSIGIEEIREQLTSDVDIRPYSSPHKIYIINDAQLLTLQAQNALLKTIEEPPAYAVILLLTNNIEALLPTISSRCVTLTLKAVGDDMVKEYLMERLHIPDYQAEVDASLAQGNIGKAEKIATSEEFSALADTALKILRHSGETELYEMVDAIKELTQDRQNINDYLDLFLMWFRDVLLFKATREVDSLVFKHEINYIKERARKSSYEGLETIIEAIEKAKVRLRANVNFDLTMELLFLTIREN is encoded by the coding sequence ATGTCTGGATTTGACAGTGTAATTGGTCACAAAGATATTATTGCACATCTGCAGAATGCAATTGAATCCGATAAAGTTTCTCACGCGTATATATTCGAGGGAGAAACGGGATCCGGTAAAAAACTTCTGGCAACGATGTTTGCCATGACACTGCAGTGTGAGGAGAAAGGGGCAGACCCCTGTTTGAAATGCGCCTCCTGCAAAAAAGCGTTGAGTAAGAATCATCCTGATATCATAAACATAACACATGAGAAGCCGAACTCTATTGGAATAGAAGAGATTCGGGAACAGTTGACATCCGATGTGGACATTCGTCCTTACAGCAGCCCGCATAAAATATATATTATCAATGACGCACAGCTTCTGACGCTTCAGGCGCAGAATGCACTGCTGAAGACGATCGAGGAGCCGCCGGCGTACGCGGTGATTCTTCTTCTGACCAATAATATCGAGGCGCTGCTTCCGACAATTTCGTCGAGGTGTGTGACATTGACGCTGAAGGCGGTTGGCGACGATATGGTCAAGGAATACCTTATGGAGAGACTGCATATTCCGGATTATCAGGCGGAAGTCGATGCATCTCTGGCACAGGGGAACATCGGGAAAGCGGAAAAGATAGCCACAAGCGAGGAGTTTTCAGCGCTTGCGGATACTGCACTTAAGATCCTGCGCCATTCCGGGGAGACAGAGCTGTACGAAATGGTGGATGCAATAAAAGAACTCACGCAGGACAGGCAGAATATCAATGATTACCTGGACCTGTTTCTGATGTGGTTCAGGGATGTGCTGCTATTCAAGGCAACCAGGGAGGTAGACAGCCTGGTGTTTAAACATGAAATCAATTATATCAAGGAACGTGCAAGGAAAAGTTCTTATGAGGGATTGGAAACGATTATCGAGGCCATTGAGAAGGCCAAGGTAAGACTGCGTGCCAACGTAAATTTTGATCTCACCATGGAGCTGCTGTTCCTGACGATCAGGGAGAACTAG
- a CDS encoding nucleoside/nucleotide kinase family protein, with protein MGKIFYIMGKSASGKDSIYEYLLAREDLGLKRIILYTTRPIRDGEEPGREYYFADDRQYQQLKREGRIIESRSYYTVHGIWTYFTADDGQVDLSKHHYLGIGTLESYEKIKHYYGTENICPIYVEVEDGERLQRALIRERKQKEPKYAEMCRRFVADCEDFSEEKILAAGIGSRFINDDRQTCLAEIEKYVKDMLYCS; from the coding sequence ATGGGAAAGATATTTTATATCATGGGAAAAAGCGCTTCGGGAAAGGACAGTATCTATGAATACCTGCTTGCCAGGGAAGATCTCGGCCTGAAGCGTATCATCCTGTACACAACGCGGCCCATACGGGATGGCGAAGAGCCGGGCAGGGAATACTACTTTGCAGACGACAGACAGTATCAGCAGCTGAAACGGGAAGGCAGGATCATCGAATCCCGTTCCTATTATACGGTACACGGAATCTGGACATATTTCACTGCCGATGACGGACAGGTTGACTTGTCGAAACATCATTATCTTGGAATCGGAACGCTGGAATCTTATGAAAAAATAAAGCATTATTATGGAACGGAGAATATCTGTCCGATCTATGTGGAAGTCGAGGACGGCGAACGCCTGCAGCGGGCGCTGATACGGGAACGGAAACAGAAAGAACCGAAATATGCGGAGATGTGCAGGCGCTTTGTGGCCGACTGTGAAGATTTCAGTGAGGAAAAAATACTGGCAGCCGGAATTGGCAGCAGGTTTATCAATGATGATCGGCAGACATGTCTTGCAGAGATTGAAAAGTACGTGAAAGATATGTTATACTGTTCGTGA
- a CDS encoding response regulator transcription factor gives MSKILIVEDEEAIADLEKDYLELSGFEVEIEHQGDIGLKRALEEDFDLFILDLMLPEVDGFEICRRIRDKKNTPIIMVSAKKDDIDKIRGLGLGADDYMTKPFSPSELVARVKAHLARYERLIGSGVPENDIIEIRGIKIDKTARRVWVNGEEKNFTTKEFDLLTFLAQNPNHVFTKDELFSKIWDMESIGDIATVTVHIKKIREKIEFNTAKPQYIETIWGVGYRFKV, from the coding sequence ATGAGTAAAATATTGATAGTGGAAGATGAAGAGGCGATTGCAGATCTGGAGAAGGATTATCTGGAGCTCAGCGGATTTGAGGTAGAGATTGAGCATCAGGGAGACATCGGACTGAAACGTGCGCTGGAGGAGGACTTTGATCTGTTCATTCTGGATCTGATGCTTCCGGAGGTAGATGGTTTCGAGATCTGCCGGAGAATCCGGGATAAAAAGAATACACCGATCATCATGGTATCGGCGAAGAAAGACGACATCGATAAGATACGGGGGCTTGGACTTGGAGCTGATGATTATATGACGAAGCCCTTCAGTCCGAGTGAGCTTGTCGCACGTGTCAAGGCGCACCTGGCGCGCTATGAGCGCCTGATTGGAAGCGGGGTGCCGGAAAATGATATCATCGAAATAAGAGGGATCAAGATTGACAAGACGGCCAGAAGGGTCTGGGTGAACGGGGAAGAAAAAAATTTCACCACGAAGGAATTTGACCTGCTGACTTTTCTCGCGCAGAATCCTAACCATGTATTTACGAAGGATGAGCTGTTCAGCAAAATCTGGGATATGGAATCCATCGGAGATATTGCCACGGTTACCGTGCATATTAAAAAAATCAGAGAAAAGATCGAATTCAATACCGCAAAGCCTCAGTATATCGAGACCATCTGGGGTGTGGGGTACCGATTTAAAGTATAA
- a CDS encoding sensor histidine kinase has translation MKLKTRIIITFFVIVLVPLTLTGISFYGFAQYQIKTIQEEYGIDVSYENLSNSTMMLSKITQDTFAMVQEKAQKDPGVFEQSNYLNTLNSRLGNMYSFLLVRKDDAVYYCGTDDDTEELFELLPEYGDARAGSDSGVYIGGDVQALVKQADFLFADRSKGSAFIVTEADSFMPQMKVLLVEMAVVIMIVLIATSLCLSLWIYRGVIGPLNQLKKAAVNIKEGNLEFTVEGNGVDEINALCEDFEEMRKRLKDSAEEKVVFDQENKELISNISHDLKTPITAIKGYVEGIMDGVADTPEKMDKYIRTIYTKANEMDRLINELTFYSKIDTNRIPYTFSKINIRDYFDDCIEDISLELESENVELEYQNCLEREVAVIADAEQIKRVINNIISNSLKYMNKEYKKISFRLRDVGDFVQFEIEDNGRGISTKDLTNIFDRFYRTDASRNSSKGGSGIGLSIVRKILEDHGGKVWATSQLGIGTTMYFVLRKFQEVPADE, from the coding sequence ATGAAACTGAAGACAAGAATTATCATAACTTTTTTTGTTATAGTTCTGGTCCCGCTGACGCTGACCGGAATTTCTTTTTATGGTTTCGCACAGTATCAGATAAAGACGATCCAGGAAGAATATGGGATAGACGTTTCCTATGAGAATCTGTCAAACAGTACCATGATGCTCAGTAAGATCACACAGGATACGTTTGCCATGGTTCAGGAAAAAGCACAGAAGGATCCGGGAGTTTTTGAACAGAGCAATTATCTGAATACGCTGAATTCCCGGCTCGGGAATATGTATTCATTTCTCCTGGTGAGGAAAGACGACGCCGTCTATTACTGCGGTACAGATGATGATACAGAGGAGTTGTTTGAACTGCTTCCGGAGTATGGTGATGCCAGGGCGGGATCGGACAGCGGTGTCTATATAGGCGGGGATGTGCAGGCCCTGGTAAAGCAGGCAGACTTTCTATTTGCAGACAGGTCTAAGGGAAGCGCATTTATCGTTACGGAGGCGGACTCCTTTATGCCGCAGATGAAGGTTTTGCTGGTCGAGATGGCGGTCGTTATTATGATCGTACTGATTGCGACGAGCCTGTGCCTGAGTCTCTGGATATACAGGGGAGTCATCGGCCCCCTGAACCAGCTGAAAAAGGCTGCCGTCAATATCAAGGAGGGAAACCTTGAATTTACCGTTGAGGGAAACGGTGTGGATGAGATCAACGCACTGTGCGAAGATTTTGAGGAGATGCGAAAGCGCCTGAAGGATTCGGCTGAGGAAAAGGTTGTATTTGATCAGGAAAACAAAGAACTTATCAGTAACATTTCACATGATCTGAAGACTCCTATCACAGCTATTAAAGGCTATGTGGAGGGCATCATGGATGGTGTGGCAGACACACCGGAGAAAATGGATAAATATATCCGGACCATTTATACAAAGGCGAACGAGATGGACCGCCTGATCAATGAACTGACATTCTACTCAAAAATTGATACGAACAGGATCCCCTATACGTTCAGTAAGATCAATATCAGAGACTACTTCGACGACTGTATTGAAGATATCAGCCTGGAACTGGAATCAGAGAATGTTGAACTGGAATATCAGAATTGTCTGGAACGGGAGGTTGCCGTTATCGCAGATGCCGAACAGATTAAACGCGTGATCAACAATATTATCAGCAATTCACTCAAGTATATGAACAAAGAATACAAAAAAATTTCCTTCCGTCTGAGAGATGTCGGGGACTTTGTACAATTCGAGATTGAAGACAATGGAAGGGGGATTTCAACAAAAGACCTGACGAATATTTTTGACAGGTTTTACCGGACGGATGCATCGCGGAATTCGTCCAAGGGAGGAAGCGGAATCGGCCTTTCTATCGTAAGAAAGATTCTGGAGGATCACGGGGGCAAAGTGTGGGCAACCAGCCAGCTTGGTATAGGAACAACAATGTATTTTGTACTTAGAAAATTTCAGGAGGTACCGGCAGATGAGTAA